From the Polyangiaceae bacterium genome, one window contains:
- a CDS encoding DUF3293 domain-containing protein, with product MDQNLLRSYFATVYELPVETGLLRVSMDGEIVKDVSSLPELLQKSFSIITAYNPRSMLLPRRVNEGRHQVMRDLLILGCYRVEHCVGYDEEPEGVWREPAWLVHGIEREEAIYFGRAFRQNTVIHCSDARPELIVTDPTCDEIGKTFSGNWRVRQ from the coding sequence GTGGATCAGAACCTCCTGCGTTCATACTTTGCGACGGTCTACGAGTTGCCCGTGGAAACGGGCTTGCTCCGCGTCTCCATGGACGGAGAGATCGTCAAGGACGTCAGCAGCTTGCCCGAGCTACTGCAGAAGAGCTTCTCGATCATCACCGCCTACAACCCACGCAGCATGCTGCTTCCTCGCCGCGTGAATGAAGGGCGGCACCAGGTGATGCGAGACCTGCTGATTCTGGGCTGCTATCGCGTGGAGCATTGTGTGGGCTACGACGAGGAGCCCGAGGGTGTGTGGCGCGAGCCGGCGTGGCTCGTGCACGGCATCGAGCGTGAAGAAGCGATCTACTTCGGCCGTGCTTTCCGTCAGAATACGGTGATTCACTGTAGCGATGCGCGACCCGAGTTGATCGTCACCGACCCCACCTGTGACGAAATCGGCAAGACGTTTTCGGGGAACTGGCGCGTTCGCCAATAA
- a CDS encoding response regulator transcription factor has protein sequence MTAVSEARKRILLVEDDESITLGLSMNLEAEGYDVVVAADGEHALQAVESDGFSLVVLDVMLPRVNGFEVLRRLRASAHAVPVIMLSARGAEMDKVMGLELGAEDYITKPFSLAEFLARVKAVLRRDAIARPSNPREMQAGALGINLATRQVTRSGQPVDLTATEFDLLLCLVEASGRVLSRDEILSKVWGPGHHGTLRTIDNFVLQLRGKLEEDPTNPRHLLTVRGVGYRFQA, from the coding sequence ATGACGGCCGTGAGCGAAGCGCGCAAGAGAATCCTCCTCGTCGAGGACGACGAGAGCATCACCCTGGGCCTATCCATGAATTTGGAAGCCGAAGGCTATGACGTCGTCGTTGCGGCCGACGGTGAGCACGCGCTGCAAGCGGTGGAAAGCGACGGCTTCTCACTGGTCGTGCTGGACGTGATGCTGCCCAGGGTGAACGGTTTCGAGGTGTTGCGGCGCCTGCGAGCTTCGGCCCACGCCGTGCCGGTGATTATGCTCAGCGCGCGCGGGGCGGAGATGGACAAGGTCATGGGCTTGGAGCTGGGCGCCGAGGACTACATCACCAAGCCCTTTTCTCTGGCGGAGTTCTTGGCGCGGGTCAAAGCGGTGCTGCGTCGCGACGCCATCGCGCGCCCCAGCAACCCACGCGAGATGCAGGCGGGGGCCTTGGGCATCAATCTGGCGACGCGACAGGTCACGCGCAGCGGCCAGCCCGTGGACTTGACGGCTACCGAGTTCGACCTGCTGCTCTGCCTGGTGGAAGCCTCTGGCCGCGTGCTCAGCCGCGATGAGATCTTGAGCAAGGTGTGGGGGCCCGGGCATCACGGCACCCTGCGAACGATCGACAATTTCGTGCTGCAGCTGCGCGGCAAGCTCGAAGAAGATCCCACCAACCCGCGTCACTTGCTCACCGTGCGGGGCGTCGGCTACCGCTTCCAGGCCTGA
- a CDS encoding HAMP domain-containing sensor histidine kinase, with protein MKSRDLTMLGYRRIVILLVALVVVPSFLLLTLGAILLFLGEAQINLLMGILVISLSGAAATGVILVWVFVRREANLSALQSDFVSKVSHELRTPLTSIRLFTETLALRRGDAVAEDKCIEGLAKESMRLQELIDRLLDWGRMESGRREFVLKSTNLVEVVEQALAAFAPVGERRLAEVRAELPQEPVTLKADRSAIADAVFNLLTNAYKYGGDPPRIDVGMTSTPREVRIAVADNGAGIPHGEHKNIFQKFYRVDDRLAREREGSGLGLAIVKHVVRAHRGHVEVDSAPGEGSTFTLVLPREDEEAAES; from the coding sequence GTGAAGTCGCGCGACTTGACCATGCTCGGCTACCGCCGGATCGTCATCCTGCTCGTGGCGCTGGTGGTGGTGCCGAGCTTCTTGCTTCTCACCCTCGGCGCCATTCTGCTGTTCCTGGGCGAAGCGCAGATCAACTTGCTGATGGGAATTCTAGTGATTTCCCTCAGCGGTGCCGCGGCGACGGGCGTGATCTTGGTCTGGGTGTTCGTGCGCCGCGAAGCCAACCTTTCCGCGCTCCAGAGCGACTTCGTGTCCAAGGTGTCCCACGAGCTCAGAACCCCGCTGACGTCCATTCGCCTTTTCACGGAGACCTTGGCGTTACGGCGCGGTGATGCCGTGGCAGAGGACAAGTGCATCGAAGGCTTGGCCAAAGAGAGCATGCGCCTGCAGGAGCTCATCGATCGCCTCTTGGACTGGGGACGCATGGAAAGCGGCCGCCGCGAATTCGTGCTCAAATCGACCAATCTCGTGGAGGTCGTGGAGCAGGCCTTGGCCGCCTTCGCCCCGGTCGGAGAGCGACGGTTGGCGGAAGTTCGGGCGGAGCTGCCGCAGGAGCCGGTCACGCTCAAGGCCGACCGTTCAGCGATCGCCGACGCCGTGTTCAACTTGCTGACCAACGCCTACAAGTACGGCGGGGACCCACCGCGCATCGACGTGGGCATGACGTCCACACCACGCGAAGTGCGCATCGCCGTGGCCGACAACGGTGCAGGGATCCCCCACGGAGAACACAAGAACATCTTCCAGAAGTTCTACCGCGTCGATGATCGGCTGGCGCGCGAGCGTGAAGGGTCCGGACTGGGCCTGGCGATCGTCAAACACGTGGTGCGGGCCCACCGCGGCCACGTCGAGGTGGACAGTGCACCGGGAGAGGGTAGTACCTTCACCTTGGTGCTGCCTCGTGAGGATGAAGAGGCTGCGGAGTCATGA
- a CDS encoding amylo-alpha-1,6-glucosidase, with the protein MKDARASVPPWQGVEVNGDFDRCEREWLLTNGAGAYAMSTVALMHTRREHGLLVASLEPPNERLVVLSHAETSVNVGSRRHRLSTHRFPGVAPTPGYRSLVRYDQDPLPRWTYRLGKHTLERTLALVPGRNVVVIRFAWFGKGEVQLCLMPLLSMRPISGLLHEHGAMVQRVTLRPGAVEVQPVRNLPPVQFRHDGVFMGSPDWWRRFEYSEDQAQHREHEEDLWTPGTFELGVSADKPCYLVAALGEAPRESAPQLLAQAEEALRQLDPGPEFAPLVRRSRVSARSFVVRSDRDEAFVVAGYPDLSAASRDQLVTIAGFTQFDRDLPTARDLLRTCLRRVRGGLLPLNLRVTDRTHPCPDASLWLFEAARQYVERADVQSEFVVRELFPRLRRVYLRLRRTSAPWVWTTTEGLMATGAADGFPLTWMDAFHSGHAVTARAGVAVEHQALWIRGTSFLSELARALGQHRLAERASETSARALAAFRERFWCNETEYPFDCISPAGDTADAWADPTVRPNALIALSIAPECFEEWQARAILSRVRQELLAPTGVRTLSPADAHYQSVCEGDGAARAAALHQGTAWPHLLGVYVRCAARYDTASTGELRKLLEGAAERSPALGYLNQLSDGEAPHHPRGCPAQAWSLTELLRAALAIPVGEDSG; encoded by the coding sequence ATGAAAGACGCAAGGGCCAGTGTGCCGCCTTGGCAAGGCGTCGAAGTGAACGGGGACTTCGACCGTTGCGAACGCGAGTGGCTGCTCACCAACGGCGCCGGGGCCTACGCAATGAGCACCGTCGCATTGATGCACACCCGGCGCGAGCACGGGTTGCTCGTGGCCAGCCTCGAGCCGCCGAACGAGCGCTTGGTCGTGCTCAGTCACGCCGAAACTTCGGTGAACGTCGGCAGTCGCCGCCACCGCTTGTCCACCCATCGTTTTCCCGGTGTCGCGCCGACGCCAGGCTATCGATCCCTCGTGCGCTACGACCAGGACCCGCTGCCGCGCTGGACCTATCGTCTTGGCAAACACACCCTGGAGCGCACGCTCGCATTGGTGCCGGGTCGCAATGTCGTCGTGATCCGCTTCGCCTGGTTCGGCAAAGGAGAGGTTCAGCTCTGCCTGATGCCACTGCTATCCATGAGACCGATTTCGGGGCTGTTGCACGAGCACGGCGCGATGGTGCAGCGCGTGACGCTTCGACCCGGTGCAGTCGAGGTGCAGCCGGTTCGCAACTTGCCACCGGTCCAGTTTCGACACGACGGCGTGTTCATGGGGTCACCGGACTGGTGGCGACGCTTCGAATACAGCGAGGACCAGGCTCAGCATCGCGAGCACGAAGAAGACCTGTGGACCCCGGGGACCTTCGAACTCGGCGTCTCCGCCGACAAGCCCTGCTACTTGGTAGCGGCACTGGGAGAGGCGCCGCGTGAGTCTGCGCCTCAGCTCCTCGCTCAGGCAGAAGAAGCGCTGCGGCAGCTGGATCCGGGGCCGGAGTTCGCGCCCCTCGTGCGCCGCTCCAGGGTTTCTGCACGCAGCTTCGTCGTGCGCTCGGATCGCGACGAGGCGTTCGTGGTGGCGGGCTACCCCGATCTCTCCGCCGCCTCTCGCGACCAGCTGGTGACCATCGCCGGCTTCACCCAGTTCGACCGCGACCTGCCGACCGCTCGGGATCTGCTGCGCACGTGCCTGCGACGCGTGAGGGGAGGCCTCCTGCCGCTCAATCTGCGAGTGACGGATCGCACCCACCCGTGCCCCGACGCCAGCCTGTGGCTGTTCGAGGCCGCGCGGCAGTACGTCGAGCGCGCCGACGTACAATCGGAGTTCGTAGTGCGCGAGTTGTTCCCGCGGCTGCGACGCGTGTACTTGCGCTTGAGGCGCACCTCTGCGCCTTGGGTCTGGACTACGACCGAGGGACTGATGGCGACCGGCGCTGCGGATGGGTTTCCGCTGACGTGGATGGACGCCTTCCACAGTGGTCATGCGGTGACGGCGCGAGCAGGCGTCGCAGTGGAGCACCAAGCGCTGTGGATCCGTGGCACTTCGTTTCTGAGCGAACTCGCTCGCGCCTTGGGGCAACACCGTCTGGCGGAACGCGCTTCCGAGACCAGCGCGCGGGCGCTGGCCGCTTTCAGGGAACGATTCTGGTGCAACGAGACGGAGTATCCCTTCGACTGCATCAGCCCCGCGGGGGACACGGCGGATGCCTGGGCGGACCCGACCGTTCGTCCCAACGCACTCATCGCCTTGTCCATCGCGCCGGAGTGCTTCGAGGAGTGGCAGGCACGCGCCATCCTCTCCCGCGTCCGGCAGGAGCTCTTGGCACCCACCGGCGTTCGGACCCTCTCGCCCGCGGATGCGCACTACCAAAGCGTGTGCGAGGGCGACGGTGCCGCACGCGCCGCAGCGCTTCATCAAGGCACGGCGTGGCCCCATCTGCTCGGCGTCTACGTGCGCTGCGCGGCGCGCTACGACACTGCCAGCACCGGCGAATTGCGAAAACTGCTGGAGGGCGCAGCCGAGCGTAGCCCAGCCCTCGGCTACCTGAACCAGCTCTCCGATGGTGAGGCGCCGCATCACCCGCGGGGATGCCCGGCCCAGGCCTGGAGCCTGACCGAGCTGTTGCGTGCGGCCCTCGCGATTCCAGTCGGCGAGGACTCGGGGTGA